One genomic window of Actinoplanes lobatus includes the following:
- a CDS encoding DUF4331 domain-containing protein codes for MRANPPRSGRRRTVAALGLGVLLTGSLYGLGPSTATASSHREAPLIAADPAVDNTDLYAFVSPERPDYVTFIANWQPFEEPNGGPNFYPFATDATYHIKVDNDGDAKPDAEFRWKFRNVDKRGNSTFLYNNGPVTSLDDENLLFRQTYSLESKFDGESFKTRVQDAPVAPSRVGAASMPDYATLRQQATQTLPGGWKIFAGQADDPFFLDLRVFDLLYGGDLSETGQDTLAGYNVNTIALQVPFKDVALGGDATRNPVVGVWTTTERNRVRIAGGGSSGDRVQVSRLGNPLVNEVVVPAGLKDTFNATRPDRDAQIPALVNRVLNPEVPKLIEAIYKIPAPATPRNDLSEIFLTGITTKAGGPIKADLNSQLNNADVKASRFTPSEQLRLNLTVPVAGQPNRLGVLAGDLQGFPNGRRLTDDVVDIELQALVGAAQAGKLVDALAAGDAVDANDQDFTGEFPYVALPNGVSVNSAGGQRPAARPSSDATPNSLTGALTSDTAQPAPATVPVSYAAGASGLGILVVAGGLLFFLWRRRRQRTSADPDQTLSL; via the coding sequence ATGAGGGCCAACCCTCCCCGGAGCGGGCGACGGCGTACCGTGGCCGCGCTCGGCCTCGGCGTGCTGCTCACCGGGTCGCTCTACGGTCTCGGGCCGTCCACCGCCACCGCGTCCAGCCACCGCGAGGCGCCGCTGATCGCCGCCGACCCGGCGGTCGACAACACCGACCTGTACGCCTTCGTCAGCCCCGAACGCCCCGATTACGTCACGTTCATCGCCAACTGGCAGCCGTTCGAGGAGCCCAACGGCGGCCCCAACTTCTACCCGTTCGCCACCGACGCCACGTACCACATCAAGGTCGACAACGACGGTGACGCGAAACCGGACGCCGAGTTCCGCTGGAAGTTCCGAAACGTCGACAAGCGCGGCAACAGCACCTTCCTCTACAACAACGGCCCGGTCACCTCGCTCGACGACGAGAACCTGCTGTTCCGGCAGACGTACTCGCTGGAGTCGAAGTTCGACGGCGAGTCGTTCAAGACCCGCGTGCAGGACGCCCCGGTCGCGCCGTCGCGGGTCGGCGCCGCGTCCATGCCGGACTACGCGACGCTGCGCCAGCAGGCCACCCAGACCCTGCCCGGCGGGTGGAAGATCTTCGCCGGTCAGGCCGACGACCCGTTCTTCCTGGATCTGCGGGTCTTCGATCTCCTGTACGGCGGGGACCTGTCGGAGACCGGGCAGGACACCCTGGCCGGCTACAACGTGAACACGATCGCCCTCCAGGTGCCGTTCAAGGACGTGGCACTGGGCGGCGACGCCACCCGCAACCCGGTCGTCGGCGTGTGGACCACCACCGAACGCAACCGGGTTCGGATCGCCGGCGGCGGCTCGTCCGGCGACCGGGTGCAGGTGTCCCGGCTGGGGAACCCGCTGGTCAACGAGGTGGTGGTGCCCGCCGGGCTGAAGGACACCTTCAACGCCACCCGCCCGGACCGCGACGCCCAGATCCCCGCGCTGGTGAACCGGGTGCTCAACCCGGAGGTGCCGAAGCTGATCGAGGCGATCTACAAGATCCCGGCGCCGGCCACCCCACGCAACGACCTCAGCGAGATCTTCCTGACCGGCATCACCACGAAGGCCGGCGGCCCGATCAAGGCCGACCTGAACTCGCAGCTCAACAACGCCGACGTGAAGGCGTCCCGGTTCACCCCGTCGGAACAACTGCGCCTCAACCTGACGGTGCCGGTCGCGGGCCAGCCCAACCGGCTCGGCGTGCTCGCCGGTGACCTCCAGGGCTTCCCGAACGGGCGGCGGCTCACCGACGACGTCGTCGACATCGAACTCCAGGCCCTGGTGGGTGCGGCGCAGGCCGGCAAACTGGTCGACGCGCTCGCGGCGGGGGACGCGGTGGACGCCAACGATCAGGACTTCACGGGCGAGTTCCCGTACGTGGCCCTGCCCAACGGGGTGTCCGTCAACAGCGCCGGCGGACAGCGGCCCGCCGCCCGGCCCAGCAGCGACGCCACGCCGAACAGCCTCACCGGCGCGCTCACCTCGGACACCGCTCAGCCCGCGCCGGCAACCGTTCCGGTGTCCTACGCGGCTGGCGCCTCCGGCCTCGGGATCCTCGTCGTCGCGGGCGGTCTGCTCTTCTTCCTCTGGCGGCGGCGCAGGCAGCGCACCTCCGCCGACCCTGATCAGACGCTCTCGCTCTGA
- a CDS encoding tetratricopeptide repeat protein has product MRRTLVRLGLAAVLAAALLGVAALLTWPRSTTPAVPVAARQPADVLAQRIARTQQQLRDVPGDWPTWAALGAAYLERARVTADPAYYPKAEQAARRSLALRADGNSDALVVLGALANARHDFPAARGHAEKALTVNDHDAEAYGVLADALTQLGDADGATRAVQRMLDLRPGLSAYARASYDLELHGRVSEAESLMRQALDNAVDPHDVAFCRAQLGDLAFGRGDLATAETEYGIALSADPATGTARHGMARIAAARGDLTGYPGLPPSMSSMVEYALLLKAAGRDAEAAAQLDLAAAADRLFTANGGTDRLATAELALAQGRPADAVTAARAEWAVRKHPDVADTLAWALHATGRNAEALPYARHAVAGGARPAVYSYHLGMIHLGLGQHGAARTELESALSTNPHFSPVDVPTARRALAGLPASGGPR; this is encoded by the coding sequence ATGCGACGTACGCTCGTCCGCCTCGGCCTCGCCGCAGTGCTTGCGGCCGCCCTGCTCGGTGTCGCGGCCCTGCTCACCTGGCCGCGTTCGACCACCCCGGCCGTACCGGTCGCCGCCCGGCAGCCGGCCGACGTGCTCGCCCAGCGCATCGCCCGGACCCAGCAGCAGCTCCGTGACGTGCCCGGGGACTGGCCGACCTGGGCGGCGCTCGGCGCGGCCTACCTGGAGCGGGCCCGGGTAACCGCCGATCCCGCGTACTACCCGAAGGCCGAGCAGGCCGCCCGCCGGTCACTCGCGCTGCGGGCCGACGGCAACAGTGACGCGCTGGTGGTGCTCGGCGCGCTCGCCAACGCCCGGCACGACTTCCCGGCCGCCCGGGGCCACGCCGAGAAGGCGCTGACCGTCAACGATCACGACGCCGAGGCGTACGGGGTGCTCGCCGACGCGCTCACCCAGCTCGGCGACGCGGACGGCGCCACCCGGGCCGTCCAGCGGATGCTCGACCTGCGGCCGGGCCTGTCCGCGTACGCCCGCGCCTCCTACGACCTGGAGTTGCACGGCCGGGTGAGCGAGGCGGAGAGCCTGATGCGGCAGGCTCTGGACAACGCCGTCGATCCGCACGACGTGGCGTTCTGCCGCGCCCAGCTCGGCGATCTGGCGTTCGGCCGCGGCGATCTGGCCACCGCCGAGACCGAGTACGGGATCGCGCTCTCCGCCGATCCGGCCACCGGCACCGCCCGGCACGGCATGGCCCGGATCGCGGCCGCCCGCGGCGACCTCACCGGATATCCGGGCCTGCCGCCGTCGATGTCCTCCATGGTGGAGTACGCCCTGCTGCTGAAGGCCGCCGGCCGTGACGCGGAGGCGGCCGCCCAACTGGATCTGGCCGCGGCGGCGGACCGGCTGTTCACGGCGAACGGCGGCACCGACCGGCTGGCCACCGCCGAACTCGCCCTGGCCCAGGGCCGCCCGGCCGACGCGGTGACCGCCGCGCGCGCCGAATGGGCGGTACGGAAACACCCCGACGTGGCCGACACCCTGGCCTGGGCGCTGCACGCCACCGGCCGCAACGCCGAGGCCCTGCCCTACGCCCGGCACGCCGTCGCCGGCGGGGCACGGCCGGCCGTCTACTCCTACCACCTGGGCATGATCCATCTCGGCCTCGGGCAGCACGGCGCCGCGCGTACCGAATTGGAAAGCGCTCTTTCCACCAACCCGCATTTCTCGCCCGTCGACGTCCCCACCGCCCGCCGCGCCCTGGCCGGCCTGCCCGCCTCCGGAGGCCCCCGATGA